Proteins encoded in a region of the Pelmatolapia mariae isolate MD_Pm_ZW linkage group LG6, Pm_UMD_F_2, whole genome shotgun sequence genome:
- the hmox2a gene encoding heme oxygenase 2a, whose product MENEFPPEPNSAKKGRAMIALDDGDDDEVLSPTDLSELLAEGTKEAHDRAENCQFVKDFLRGRIKRELFKRGTAALYFVYSAMEEEIEKNKDHHHIAPIYFPAELHRCEALAQDLEYLYGEDWENRISLSAGTKPYVDRIHEVGEKDPMLLVAHSYTRYMGDLSGGQILKKVAQRALKLPSTGEGLNFYQFEGIHSHKGFKQLYRSRMNELELDAETKDRIVEESNRAFGFNMMVFTELEELGKTIKEEVQDAGFGHSHAEMMEGGDINKCPYYAAKMAVSGNPTHVCQLAMTLLRHPPCQVVLAAWMAVLAGFTAWYFM is encoded by the exons ATGGAAAACGAATTCCCACCAGAGCCCAACAGTGCCAAAAAAGGAAGAGCAATGATTGCTTTGGACGATGGCGATGATGATGAAGTTCTCAG TCCAACAGACCTGTCTGAGCTGTTGGCCGAGGGGACCAAGGAGGCCCACGACAGAGCAGAGAACTGCCAGTTTGTCAAAGATTTCCTCAGGGGACGCATTAAAAGAGAGCTGTTTAAG AGAGGCACAGCAGCTCTATATTTTGTCTACTCGGCTATGGAGGAGGAGATTGAGAAGAACAAAGATCATCATCATATTGCTCCAATCTATTTCCCAGCAGAGCTGCACCGGTGTGAGGCCCTGGCCCAGGACCTTGAGTATCTCTATGGAGAAGACTGGGAAAACCGG ATTAGCCTATCTGCAGGCACCAAGCCTTATGTGGACCGCATCCATGAGGTGGGGGAGAAGGACCCGATGTTGTTAGTGGCCCACTCCTACACCCGCTACATGGGTGATCTCTCAGGTGGACAGATCCTTAAGAAAGTGGCACAGAGGGCTTTAAAGCTCCCCTCAACAGGAGAAGGTCTCAATTTCTACCAGTTTGAGGGAATCCACAGTCACAAAGGCTTCAAGCAGCTTTACCGAAGCAGGATGAATGAGCTGGAACTGGATGCTGAGACCAAAGACAGGATTGTGGAAGAATCTAATCGGGCTTTTGGCTTTAACATGATG GTATTCACAGAACTTGAAGAGCTTGGAAAGACTATCAAAGAGGAGGTCCAAGATGCAGGGTTTGGACACAGTCATGCAGAGATGATGGAGGGTGGGGATATCAACAAGTGCCCATATTATGCAGCTAAAATGG CTGTTAGTGGAAATCCTACGCATGTGTGCCAGTTAGCCATGACACTTCTCAGACATCCGCCCTGCCAGGTGGTTCTGGCTGCCTGGATGGCTGTCCTCGCTGGGTTTACTGCCTGGTACTTTATGTGA
- the tmem186 gene encoding transmembrane protein 186 — protein sequence MIRSLLRCRLTPHVLSFTRGLSLLTARTPYSLQPCSPSLRPIQQRLHGPVIPKITALVKYSDVSTEKYTMIYTLPYIKLLRAVSRLKLLQTAITVVILPPVYVLYFQGAASTFLVGYTTGIALFAGAMLYTASYFFRRVVGMMYLDPSQTTLKVSHLTFWGKRHDMYLPVSDVMTIGDTGDSVNETILKFKRYSSQETLYFSTHFGRVVDEQAFKKVFGSLK from the exons ATG ATCAGGTCACTTCTCCGGTGCAGATTAACTCCCCACGTCCTGTCCTTCACCAGAGGATTAAGTCTGCTCACAGCTCGAACACCTTACAGTTTGCAGCCTTGTTCACCAAGTCTCAGGCCAATTCAGCAACGCCTACATGGACCTGTTATCCCTAAAATCACAGCCCTTGTTAAATACTCGGATGTGTCCACAGAGAAGTACACTATGATTTACACCCTGCCATACATTAAGCTCCTTAGAGCTGTGTCCAGGCTCAAACTGCTCCAAACTGCAATAACTGTGGTCATCTTGCCCCCGGTGTACGTCCTCTACTTCCAGGGAGCTGCCTCCACCTTTCTTGTCGGCTACACGACAGGGATAGCTCTGTTTGCTGGTGCTATGCTGTATACTGCCAGTTACTTCTTCAGAAGGGTGGTGGGAATGATGTATCTGGATCCGTCTCAGACCACCCTCAAAGTGTCCCACCTCACTTTCTGGGGAAAGCGCCATGATATGTACCTGCCGGTGTCAGATGTCATGACCATTGGAGACACAGGGGACTCCGTAAATGAGACCATACTGAAATTTAAGAGATACAGCAGTCAGGAGACTCTGTATTTCTCAACTCATTTTGGACGTGTGGTGGATGAACAGGcttttaaaaaggtgtttggaagtttaaaatga